Proteins found in one Choristoneura fumiferana chromosome 16, NRCan_CFum_1, whole genome shotgun sequence genomic segment:
- the LOC141436332 gene encoding uncharacterized protein, which produces MFAKIALIAACLFGFARAGALHGADLGYSGLGYGSSLGHGGYGGYGSGLGYGGYGAGYGAGYGGYGAGLGYGGYNGLGHATSHVSVVKSVVPSYGHSALGYGSSLGYGGYGPATSYANQYSVHSPALAGYGSYGAGYGGVGGYGHGAYGHGAYGGW; this is translated from the exons ATGTTCGCTAAg atCGCTTTGATCGCTGCCTGCCTCTTCGGGTTTGCCCGTGCTGGTGCACTCCACGGCGCTGATCTTGGCTACAGCGGGCTCGGCTATGGCTCGAGCCTTGGCCACGGTGGATATGGTGGATACGGAAGCGGGCTGGGTTACGGTGGCTACGGCGCTGGCTATGGCGCTGGCTATGGCGGCTATGGTGCAGGATTAGGATACGGTGGATATAACGGACTCGGCCACGCTACCTCCCACGTGTCTGTCGTCAAGAGTGTTGTGCCTTCGTATGGTCACTCTGCTTTGGGCTACGGCTCATCTCTTGGATATGGAGGGTATGGGCCCGCGACGTCGTATGCTAACCAATACAGCGTCCATTCACCCGCTCTGGCTGGCTACGGTTCTTATGGCGCTGGCTACGGTGGTGTCGGTGGTTACGGTCATGGTGCTTACGGTCACGGTGCCTACGGCGGCTGGTAA
- the LOC141436333 gene encoding uncharacterized protein — translation MIGKFAILVALFGFASAGNLYGGGLGYSSLGYGSLGYGGGYGGAYGYSGLGYGSHAISPYSYSAPIVAKTVVAAPVIKTIAPISYAHAPALSSISQYSYHGSPIIKSYAAPLAYSSYGLGHSAYSPALTYGGYGHGAYGHSGYGYNGLW, via the exons ATGATCGGAAAG ttcgCCATCCTTGTCGCCCTTTTTGGCTTCGCCAGCGCCGGTAACCTGTACGGAGGTGGTCTTGGCTACAGCTCCCTCGGCTACGGTTCCCTTGGCTACGGCGGTGGCTACGGCGGTGCCTATGGCTACAGTGGCCTCGGTTACGGCAGCCACGCCATCTCTCCTTACTCCTACTCCGCGCCAATCGTCGCGAAGACCGTAGTCGCGGCTCCAGTAATCAAGACCATTGCACCTATCTCCTACGCTCACGCTCCCGCCCTTTCTTCTATCTCACAATACAGCTACCATGGTTCTCCGATCATTAAGTCTTATGCTGCTCCGTTGGCTTACTCTTCCTATGGTCTTGGACACTCAGCATACTCCCCGGCTCTGACGTACGGTGGCTACGGTCATGGCGCCTACGGTCACAGCGGATACGGATACAACGGCTTGTggtaa